TTGACATTTTTGGTCACTGGTTTGAGAATACGCTTACCGTCCTGCTCAATCAATTAAGGTAATCCATGCTCAGGCTCAATCCTGCCACCTTCGCTGTCTGCCTGTTGCCGCTTGCTCTCGTGGCCTGCGGTGACACTACCGGTACCGACGATCCCCGTACCCAGCCGCCCCTGGTCAGGTCTGCGACCGTAGTCAATGCGCTGGATGCCTCACGCGCATTTACCGGGGTGGTGGTCGCCCGGGTTCAAAGCGATCTCGGTTTCAGAGTGCAGGGTAAAATCCTTGAACGTCTGGTCGATACCGGCCAGACCGTTAAACGCGGCCAGCCACTGATGCGTATGGATCCGGTTGACCTCAGCCTGCAGGCGCAGGCTCAGCAACAGGCCGTCACGGCCGTACGGGCGCGGGCTAAACAAACCCGCGATGACGAGGCGCGCTACCGTGGGCTGGTCGCCACAGGTGCGGTATCGGCATCGGACTACGATCGGATTAAGGCCGCCGCCGATGCGGCCAGAGCTGAACTCAGTGCGGCGCAGGCGCAGGCGAATGTGGCGCAAAACGCGACGGGCTACGCCGTGCTGCTGGCCGACGCCGACGGCGTGGTGATGGAAACGCTGGCGGAACCCGGTCAGGTTGTCACTGCCGGTCAGCCGGTGGTCCGTCTGGCCAGAGCAGGGCAGCGTGAGGCCATCGTGCAGTTGCCCGAAACGTTACGCCCGGCGGTTGGAAGCGAGGCGGAGGCAACGTTGTACGGTAGCGTTAAGCAGCCAGCTCCGGCGAAACTGCGGCTCCTTTCCGAGGCGGCCGATCCGGTTACGCGCACCTTTGAGGCGAGATATGTGCTTGAGGGGACAATGGCCGGCGCGCCGCTGGGATCCACGGTGACGCTGCAAATCAGCGACGATAAATTGCCGGGCCAGAGGGTGCAGGTGCCTTTAGCGGCCCTCTACGATCCGGGCAAAGGGCCGGGGGTGTGGGTGATTTCAGGAAAACCGGCCAGAGTGTCATGGCGGCCCGTGCAGGTGCAGGGGGTAGGTGACGATGCCGCGCGGGTGACCGGCAGCGTAAAACCGGGGGAACAGGTGGTCGCTCTGGGGGCGCATCTGCTGCATGACGGTGAGGCCGTGCGCCTGGCTGAACAGAGCGGTAGCAACATCGCCGGGAGCCAGCCATGAACGGGGGGCGATTCAATCTTTCAGCGCTGGCCGTACGCGAGCGCTCAGTTACGCTGTTCCTGATTATCCTGATCACCGTGGCCGGTATCCTGTCGTTTTTTGAACTGGGGCGGGCGGAAGATCCTCCCTTCACCGTCAAGCAGATGACCATTATTTCTGCCTGGCCCGGTGCCACCGCGCAGGAGATGCAGGACCAGGTGGCTGAACCGCTGGAAAAGCGCATGCAGGAGCTCAGGTGGTATGACCGCAGTGAGACCTACACGCGTCCCGGTCTGGCTTTTACCATGCTGTCACTGAAGGACAGCACGCCGCCTTCTCAGGTGCAGGAAGAGTTTTATCAGGCGCGTAAAAAGCTCGCTGATGAAACTAAAAACCTGCCTGCCGGCGTCATCGGGCCGATGGTCAATGATGAATTCTCCGACGTGACCTTTGCGCTGTTTGCGCTGAAGGCGAAGGGGGAGCCACAGCGGCTGCTGGTGCGCGATGCGGAAGCGTTACGCCAGCGAATTTTGCATGTGCCGGGGGTCAAAAAGGTCAATATCATCGGCGAACAGTCTGAGCGCATCTTTGTCTCGTTCTCGCATGACCGTCTGGCCACGCTGGGCATCGCGCCGCAGGATATTTTCTCCGCCCTCAACGGCCAGAACGTACTGACCCCCGCCGGTTCGATTGACACCAAAGGGCCGCAGGTGTTTATCCGTCTGGACGGTGCCTTTGACAAACTGGAGAAAATCCGCGAAACGCCGATTATTGTCCAGGGCAGAACCCTGCAGCTTTCTGACGTGGCAACCGTTGAACGGGGCTACGAAGATCCTGCGACCTTCCTGATCCGCAATCAGGGTGAACCGGCGCTGATGCTGGGCATCATCATGCGGGACGGCTGGAACGGTCTGGATTTGGGTAAGGCACTGGATGCGGAAACGGCCAGCATCAATGAGGGGATGCCGCTGGGGATGACTCTTGCCAAAGTCACCGATCAGGCCGTTAACATCAGTTCGTCGGTCGACGAGTTTATGACCAAATTTTTTGTCGCGCTGCTGGTAGTGATGGTGGTCTGCTTCGTCAGTATGGGATGGCGCGTGGGCGTGGTGGTTGCGGCGGCGGTGCCGCTGACGCTGGCGATTGTCTTCGTGGTGATGGAGGCCTCCGGCAAAAACTTTGACCGCATTACCCTGGGCTCGTTGATCCTGGCGCTGGGGTTGCTGGTTGATGATGCGATCATCGCCATCGAGATGATGGTGGTGAAGATGGAAGAAGGCTACGACCGCGTCAAAGCCTCGGCCTATGCCTGGAGCCACACGGCTGCGCCGATGCTGGCCGGTACGCTGGTGACCGCCGTCGGTTTTATGCCCAACGGCTTTGCACAATCCACCGCCGGTGAATACACCAGCAACATGTTCTGGATAGTGGGGATCGCCCTGATTGCTTCCTGGGTGGTGGCGGTAGTGTTTACCCCTTATCTTGGCGTGAAGATGCTGCCCGAGATCAAAACGGTAGAGGGTGGGCACGCGGCGATCTACAACACCCGCCACTACAACCGCTTTCGCCGCTTACTGACGTGGGTGATCGCCCGTAAGTGGATCGTGGCCGGGTCGGTAATTGCCGTCTTTACGGTGGCGATACTCGGCATGGGGCTGGTGAAAAAACAATTTTTCCCGACCTCCGATCGCCCGGAAGTGCTGATCGAAGTGCAGATGCCCTACGGCACGTCGATTGAGCAAACCAGCGCGGCAACCGCGAAGGTTGAAGCCTGGCTGAGAAAGCAGAAAGAGACCAAAATGGTGACGTCTTATATCGGCCAGGGTTCACCGCGTTTCTTCCTGGCCATGGCGCCGGAGCTGCCCGATCCGTCGTTTGCGAAAATTGTGGTGCTGACGGACAACCCGGAAGCCCGTGAGGCGCTGAAGTTCCGGCTTCGTGAAGCCGCGGCGCAGGGCCTGGCACCCGAGGCGCGCGTGCGCGTGACTCAGCTGGTGTTTGGGCCTTACTCACCCTATCCGGTGGCCTGGCGTGTTATGGGGGCGGATGTGGGCAAACTGCGCGAAATTGCTGACAGGGTAGAACAGGTGCTGCAGAACAGCCCGATGATGAGGACCGTTAACACCGACTGGGGGCCTAAGGTGCCGGCGCTGCACTTCACGCTGGATCAGGATCGCCTGCAGGCGGTGGGGCTGACGTCGACCGCGGTCGCGCAGCAGCTTCAGTTCCTGCTTTCAGGCATTCCGATCACCCCGGTGCGTGAAGATATCCGCTCGGTGCAGGTTATGGGGCGTGCGGCAGGGGATATCCGTCTTGATCCGGAAAAAATAGCCGGTTTTACCCTGGTGGGCTCTGCCGGCCAGCGCATTCCGCTGTCGCAGATTGGCCAGGTTGAGGTGCAGATGGAAGATCCTGTTCTGCGTCGTCGCGATCGCACCCCAACCATAACGGTCCGCGGGGATATCGCCGAACATCTGCAGCCGCCGGATGTCTCCACCGCCATCACGAAGGCGCTGCAGCCGCTTATCGCTTCGCTTCCGCCCGGATACCGCATCGAGCAGGCGGGGTCGATTGAAGAGTCCGGTAAAGCCACCGAAGCGATGGCACCGCTGTTCCCGATCATGATCGCCATGACGCTGCTGATTATTATCCTGCAGGTGCGGTCGATGTCGGCGATGGTGATGGTGTTCCTCACCGCGCCGCTTGGGCTGATCGGCGTGGTGCCCACCCTGCTGCTGTTCAACCAGCCGTTTGGCATCAATGCGCTGGTCGGATTGATCGCGCTGTCGGGGATCCTGATGCGTAACACGCTGATCCTGATCGGTCAGATCCATCACAACGAACAGCAAGGGCTGGCGCCATTTGACGCGGTGGTGGAGGCGACGGTGCAGCGGGCCCGGCCGGTATTGCTGACGGCGATGGCGGCCATTCTGGCGTTTATCCCGCTGACCCACTCGGTATTCTGGGGCACGCTGGCCTATACCCTGATTGGCGGGACGTTTGGCGGCACGGTTATTACGCTGGTGTTCCTGCCGGCGATGTACGCCATCTGGTTTAAAATCCGGGCGAATTCTGCCGGACCCGCCGAGGGGGAATAGCATGTAAACCCTCCTGCTGGCGAGCAGCCGGTAAACCGCAAAAGCCCCGCTCGGTTTTCTCTGAGCGGGCGCAGATCGTTACCCAACCGATCATGAAAAGGCCGATTTGTTCGCTTTGTGCAACAGTGTGTCTACCCTGGGCGTCTTTTGCATATCCCTGAATGCACCTATGATCGGTAGATTCGAACCCGATGGAGTACGACATGCCGATTGACAAACTGGAGTATATTTTTGATCCGCTGTGCGGCTGGTGCTACGCCAGCGCACCCGCGCTGGACTGGCTGGCGGCCACCTTTTCGCACCAGCTGTACCTGCTGCCCAGCGGGCTGTTTGCAGGGGAGGGTGCCCGCCCGATAACGCCAGAGTGGGCAGCACATGCCTGGAAAAACGACCAGAGGATCGCTCAGCTCACCGGTCAGCCTTTTAGCGGGCAGTATCATCACCTGCTTTTGTCCGGTGCCCGCTTTGACTCCGGGGCGCTTAACCTTGCCCTGACGGCGTTTAGGCAGATTTCATCTGCGGCAGAAGCCGGTCTGTTACATGAACTGCAGGCGGCACGCTACGTGCGCGGGGAGGATACGGCACGCGGCGACGTGGTGCTGAAAATCAGCCAGGCATACGCCGCAGTGCACCATCCGCATCTCTCCCCGTCACTGACCGCCGACATTTTTGCGCCAGGCTCGGAACTGGCCGACCTCACTCAGCAGCGCATCAGCGGCGTACAACGGTTAATGCGCTCCAACGGCATCTCCGGCGTGCCTCTGCTGCTGGTCACCGTGGCGGGAAAGACGCACGCTATTAGCGGCAGCGATCTCTACGGTGGGGCAGAGTCGATTAATAACGCACTGGATAAACTGGGGTGTATTTCACACTGACTTAATGTTGGAAAATTCGTACTGCTGGGGGAAGTAGAAAGCGTGGGGTGGTATGTAATCTGAAAAAAAGCGGCAGCCATTTTAATGCGAGGCTGCCGAATGATATAATTGTGAATTTTTTTTAGGGTTCTAAATATGCCTCGATAGAGGAGAGTAGTTGTTCGGAATAAGTGTAAATGTCATCAAGTGTATCGATAGGATATTTAATTTCTTTCTTTTCTGCATCAAAAAGGCTTAGGTA
This portion of the Erwinia sp. E602 genome encodes:
- a CDS encoding DsbA family protein; amino-acid sequence: MPIDKLEYIFDPLCGWCYASAPALDWLAATFSHQLYLLPSGLFAGEGARPITPEWAAHAWKNDQRIAQLTGQPFSGQYHHLLLSGARFDSGALNLALTAFRQISSAAEAGLLHELQAARYVRGEDTARGDVVLKISQAYAAVHHPHLSPSLTADIFAPGSELADLTQQRISGVQRLMRSNGISGVPLLLVTVAGKTHAISGSDLYGGAESINNALDKLGCISH
- a CDS encoding efflux RND transporter periplasmic adaptor subunit, with amino-acid sequence MLRLNPATFAVCLLPLALVACGDTTGTDDPRTQPPLVRSATVVNALDASRAFTGVVVARVQSDLGFRVQGKILERLVDTGQTVKRGQPLMRMDPVDLSLQAQAQQQAVTAVRARAKQTRDDEARYRGLVATGAVSASDYDRIKAAADAARAELSAAQAQANVAQNATGYAVLLADADGVVMETLAEPGQVVTAGQPVVRLARAGQREAIVQLPETLRPAVGSEAEATLYGSVKQPAPAKLRLLSEAADPVTRTFEARYVLEGTMAGAPLGSTVTLQISDDKLPGQRVQVPLAALYDPGKGPGVWVISGKPARVSWRPVQVQGVGDDAARVTGSVKPGEQVVALGAHLLHDGEAVRLAEQSGSNIAGSQP
- a CDS encoding efflux RND transporter permease subunit, which gives rise to MNGGRFNLSALAVRERSVTLFLIILITVAGILSFFELGRAEDPPFTVKQMTIISAWPGATAQEMQDQVAEPLEKRMQELRWYDRSETYTRPGLAFTMLSLKDSTPPSQVQEEFYQARKKLADETKNLPAGVIGPMVNDEFSDVTFALFALKAKGEPQRLLVRDAEALRQRILHVPGVKKVNIIGEQSERIFVSFSHDRLATLGIAPQDIFSALNGQNVLTPAGSIDTKGPQVFIRLDGAFDKLEKIRETPIIVQGRTLQLSDVATVERGYEDPATFLIRNQGEPALMLGIIMRDGWNGLDLGKALDAETASINEGMPLGMTLAKVTDQAVNISSSVDEFMTKFFVALLVVMVVCFVSMGWRVGVVVAAAVPLTLAIVFVVMEASGKNFDRITLGSLILALGLLVDDAIIAIEMMVVKMEEGYDRVKASAYAWSHTAAPMLAGTLVTAVGFMPNGFAQSTAGEYTSNMFWIVGIALIASWVVAVVFTPYLGVKMLPEIKTVEGGHAAIYNTRHYNRFRRLLTWVIARKWIVAGSVIAVFTVAILGMGLVKKQFFPTSDRPEVLIEVQMPYGTSIEQTSAATAKVEAWLRKQKETKMVTSYIGQGSPRFFLAMAPELPDPSFAKIVVLTDNPEAREALKFRLREAAAQGLAPEARVRVTQLVFGPYSPYPVAWRVMGADVGKLREIADRVEQVLQNSPMMRTVNTDWGPKVPALHFTLDQDRLQAVGLTSTAVAQQLQFLLSGIPITPVREDIRSVQVMGRAAGDIRLDPEKIAGFTLVGSAGQRIPLSQIGQVEVQMEDPVLRRRDRTPTITVRGDIAEHLQPPDVSTAITKALQPLIASLPPGYRIEQAGSIEESGKATEAMAPLFPIMIAMTLLIIILQVRSMSAMVMVFLTAPLGLIGVVPTLLLFNQPFGINALVGLIALSGILMRNTLILIGQIHHNEQQGLAPFDAVVEATVQRARPVLLTAMAAILAFIPLTHSVFWGTLAYTLIGGTFGGTVITLVFLPAMYAIWFKIRANSAGPAEGE